Part of the Chloroflexota bacterium genome, ACGGCGATCGTGGCTGGCGTGTGTCCGCCGACGTGCACGATCTGAAACTCCCGGCCGCCCTTGTAAACGGTGAGGGATTCGCCCACAGTCACCTCGGGGAGGACGATGCGGATTTTGTGCAGGTCGGTCTCCCAGCCCACGTAGCGCTCTCGGAAATAGCCCAGTTGGCGCTGGAGGTATGCCTCATCGTAGTTCCTCAACTCCCGCCAGGTGAGTTCGTGGGCGATGGTGATAGCGCGGTAGAAGCAATTGCCCAGGACGTGGTCAATGTGGTAATCGGTGTTAATCAGGTAGGCCAAACGGGAATTGGAGCGGCTGGCCACTTCCCCCAGCCAGTCCCAGGCCTCGCGGGGCTGCATTGGGGTGTCAATGAGCACCGCACCCTCGTCGGTGTAAACGAAACTGACGTTCGCGCCGTGATATGCGGTTTCCACATAAACGCCATCGGCAATTTCACGCATGATGACCCCCTTAGTAGGACAAGTTGTCAACTTGTCCTACTGTGAATGCAAATGTTTCCTGGCGA contains:
- a CDS encoding MBL fold metallo-hydrolase encodes the protein MREIADGVYVETAYHGANVSFVYTDEGAVLIDTPMQPREAWDWLGEVASRSNSRLAYLINTDYHIDHVLGNCFYRAITIAHELTWRELRNYDEAYLQRQLGYFRERYVGWETDLHKIRIVLPEVTVGESLTVYKGGREFQIVHVGGHTPATIAVYMPQERVLFSGDLVVSGQHPFLGHANTEQWLAALERIRNTMPVDIIVPGHGEPCGPEAIEEMHAYIAAMRERVYEHFQAGATRRETVDHVKMRDFYHIPEGERKAVELRIRSSVERVYDEYKKAAEKKKRAKL